The window GTATCGCCAAGAAACCATTATGAACAGGGTTAAAAAAGTGCTGGGCAGTCTCCAAAGCCAACTGCCCATTCTGTCCAACAGTGAAAAGGATATGAAGAAGGAACTCCAGACCATCAGTGACCAACTGAAACACCTGAACAACTTAATCAAACAGGTGAACATGAAGATGGAGTACCAGAAGACGCAAGTAGACAAGGATGTGCCTGGAGCCAGGACAACGGTGTCACTCAACGCCCACCAGAAGAAAGCTGTTCAGGATGTCCTTAGAGAACAGGGACAGCAAATTGGTGACATGATGAAGCAGATAAAAGACATCAAAAACCATTCCAGTTTCTAAGAACTGCAAAAATCACAATAAAATGTTTAGCAGTCAGTTGTTAAATCTGCGGTTTTTGTGTCATTTGAGGAGAAGCTGGCATCAGTTCGAAGTGAATGTTCCGTGTGTGGAATGGGTATCTGAATTGAGAGATATTTTATATACTCTGTTTGTCTCTTAATAGGGATACTATAGGTTTGCCTTAATGTGTTGCATGTGTTACAGTTTGTATAGATTTACTTCAGTGTCAAATGTCAAGGTTTGAGTCAGTGATTCattcagagcagagaaaagctTACCAAACTATTTTCAACATACGTTCACTTTTTGGATAAATAACACGCTCTAAAGTTTTCTATTACTGACTTTATGCATTTATTAACTGCATTGTTCAATATTTTTGATAAGTGAAATTACAGGTGAatgaaaaaatactgaaaaaaaaatgttctaaaataaaatttcaattacatccagctgtgtgtgttatacatGTGCTCTTAAGTTCAGCTGAAGTTACAATGAAGCTTCATCAGTCTGGTAAGATACCTGCTTGATCTGACTAACTTTGCTGAAGCTGATTTTTAGTTGTAGCTGAGTGTTAAATACAGTTTATGCACAAAAGGTGGACTTTGGATTTTGACCTCTGACAGGGTTCAGGTCAGGGACAGGGTGGACATGGTTGTAATCAGTTTTTCTTGAAATTGTTCTCTCTTTGGAGGAAGCAGTTTGTGTTGCGGTTGCATTTTATTGTTATGTGGCACTAAAAACCTGAATATTATAACCTTGATGAGGGCAGGGTGTGTTGCATTAGCTAGGTGTACCCAATAAACTCCCAACTTATTGTCGTTATGCATAGGCATGAAGCTGTCCTTTATACAATTTACACAGCTGCAGGCCTCTAGTCTGCCAGTTATAGACACAGACACTGTAGTCTACAAATGCAGTGTAAGGTTGCCAGTAATGCTGTGTCCACCAGATGTCACCCCACTCCACAGTTGATGACCTCAGTTTTTCTTGCGCCGCAGTTTTGTTAGTGAGGAATTCCCCATGTAAACACTGAGTGACGTATGTGGAGACCCCGGTTTCGTTGAGTAAGCTTCATTGTTGGGGATGTCTTGATGTTGGTGGGGGTCCCCTGCGAGTCGGAAAGTTTAACCCCATTGCTGTGGCAGCACCGTGCAGTTTGATTttagcagcaaatgtttgaaatggTTTGTGACTCAGCACAGTCTAATTATGTAACAGACAGGCATTGTTAAAACTGCTGTGGCgattttttaaattctgctcTCCAAAATGGCGCATGGCAGCAATGCCAGCAATGACTAAAAATTATACAAGAAGTCAGAATAAGATTATTTTAAGTCAAGAAACTATGTTTCCATAAGaactttcagctttcagcttTCCTGAGTGAATTTTGTCACCATTCTTGACTCTTCTCACAGATTACCTCACATAAATACACAGGAGAGGGTGTGGTGTTCTGCAGTTCCAGCACAGGAACACGCCAAATAGGGGGATGTTGTTAAAGTCTTTCATAAAGGTACAGTGTCTAGATCTTGCACATAAGCCTGAGGAACCTTAGCGGACCCTAGGAAAGGAGATATTAATAACTCATGGGCCAGCCCACCACATTCTTCACATGTGAGTCACTGTAAACCAGAGAGCTGGGAGGAAAGAGCTGCTTTGCCTCTGTTtctcatttgtgtttctttccatGGAGGAGTGGAACAAGGAGGCGGGGTGGCCACCCCTTCTTTCGCAAATCTTGGAACCCTCATGTGAAACACGCACGTCTCTACACAGGACACATATTTGTGCTCATACCACACAGTTTACACAGGATAAAACCATAAAGATGGCAGGAAGGCAAAGAGTGTGAATGTAGAACTAACCAAGGATGAAGCAGAATGGATTGCGCTTAACTGTGAGTGTgtcagaaagagaggcagagaaagctTCAGATGCTGGGAATGAGAGGGGAGAGAGCCTCGGAAAATGGTGGTATGGGGACTTTGCAGGGGAGAGTGTGAGTCACTGTTTATCTGGTCTGTCACTGAGAGACCAACTGAGCTCGATAGAGAAGCAAATCTTGTTAAAAGCACCAATTTAAACTCACCCAACTGTTATTTCTGTATCATGCAATTCATGTTGAAGTGCAGACATTTTCAATTAACTCAGCGTTTCCTATCACAAGCTTTGTTTGAGTTTTTACTCACACAAGAGACAAGACACAGTCAGGGAATTTTATTTGGATACAATAATAGTTAACATAAGAACAGTTGGTGGAGCTGTGTACAGTAGTCAGTTATATATCAATCATTCAGTCTAGTTGAAGAGTTCATCTCAGCAAGTAATGTTCTTTTATATATATGAGGTTTTGCTCCCGCacatacaaaacaacagcaacaattacaaaaataatataTGAAGTATGCACAGAATTGTGGCGTGTAACGCATCAAAGTGAAATGCATTCAGGTTATTAGATTTGTGCTGCCAGTTTGAattgaaaatgcaaaataaaaaaaaagcaaaaaaattcGAATCATTTGAGCAAAACAAGTTTTGTAAATAAATTTGTAAATGACACCATTGCTGGAATGACCAGATCTGAAAATGGCAGGTAATACTGTGCCACTCCAGTCTCGTTACTGGAGGAATGTGAAATTTAAAGGTTTTACTATAGTTTTTCTCTGTACTCTGTGAAATATATGCTGAATACTGCTCGCTTAGAGGGTGCCAGCCTTTATTTACTTCTACTCAGCAAACACAAgtagatatatttttaaaagttcGTCATGAAAAGCAAACTTTGAGGAGGCAAAGGGAAGAAGCAACCAGACCCTTGTGACTTTGAAATACACAATCTTTTGCAGTAAGCCCTTGTTATAGTCTCAAAGGTAGGACTTGCacttaaatacagtatattcaatTGTATAAGATCAAACTCAGTCTCAGAAGAAATGCATTACATGCAGCATTTTGAAATGGGTCTGGAGGAAAACAAGAGCAAATACAAACAGTAGCAGAAGTGTGAGAGTAGAGAGTAGTCTCTCTGAGCTCCAGGCACTTTGTGACATGTCTATGCATCAGAACCCTTCTGCCTGCGTTTGGAGGGTGGGATCAGACGGGTGGGGAGCTCAGGGGGTAGACCATGGCCCTCCAGCTTGACCTCAATCAGGTGGCTAGCCAGGGCAAATTCTTCATCATCCAGCATGCCATCGCGGTCCACATCTGACAGCTTCCAGATGCGACCCAGCACTGAATTGGGCAGGCGGGAGCTCACCATCCAGTCTTTAGCCTTGATGCCGCTCAGTTTCCCCTCATTGGGAGCGAGGTTGTAGAAGATCTCATCATATTTGGGCTTGTCTTTGGTCACCACccaatcctcctcctcctcacacccCTCTCCGTTCTCCTCAGCAAAGGGGTCGCCCTCAGTGAAGGGCCCGACTCGGGTCCCCAGGAAGGCTCCACCCTGCACACCTGGTTGCTCACctgcctccagctcctcctgccgCAGGAGGGGCATCAGTTTGGCAATGTCAACTGAGAGCAACTCATCCAAGGCTGCCATCAGATTAGGCTTCAAGGTTTTGAATTTGGTGAAATCATGAACCATCAGTTGCTCCTTAACAAAAGAGGATGAGAAAAATGTGTTAGCCAGAAGAGAAGATATTTACATATTTGCCATCCGGACGTACCCAATAGTAAAACCCAACAGACAGTAACTCAGACTAACCTGCATTTTAGCACAATCTGGGAAGTCTCCAGCTGAAATGTTGTGCTGCAGCTGGATTTTAGAGAAAATAACTGGGAGCTGGTAGATGAGATTCTTCTTTTTATTGTCCTTTCTGAAGACAGATGGCATCTCCTGCTTCAGATAGCTGATGATGTGGGCATGGACCTGGGATTAAGAAAAGCACAACAAAGGTTTCTTCCACCAAGCTTTAAACACTTTTAACACAAGCTGCAGCAATGACAAAGTGTCAACAATCATTTAATGAACACATGCTGACATGCCAAGTGTACACTGAGTCACACACCCTAACCAGACGTGCCCTCTTCACCAGGTCGTTGAGCTTGCGTAAAGCTGCATTGCGAGGAAGGTTCTGGATGTCGGCAAacagatcctcctcctccagttcaAACAGCTTACGGTTGTCTGTAACCAGCAGTGGCTCTGACCAGAAGGAGCCAATGTAGACGCGCAGCACCTCCGGGGTGCCAAACACCTTCCCCAGGGACCACATGAGTGCACCGTACACCCGCATCAGCTGCTGGGTGCCCACCATGTCTGCCTTGTTAAGCACCACACGCAGCTTGTCCTCATTGCCCTTCAGGGCACCAATGGCCTCGGCGAACTCATCTGATATCTCCAGTTTATGGGCATCAAACAGCAGGATGATGCGGTCCACACGTTCCGCAAACCAGCGCAGCACAGCAGGGAAATCATAGCCTGTTATGAAAAAGAATATAAAGATGATAAAAACCTGAAACTGCAATGTGTGCTAAACCAAAATAAGAGGAGGCCAGGAGAGGATGGAAggatgacacagacacaaaccctTCACACCTCTTATCTGTATGTGTCAAAGCCACAACAGCTGTATACTCAGACACCAGGGCTTCACTTTATTCATAGATAccacactgataaaaaaaaaaaaaaaaaatctttgccttttaacatttaaaataccaatCTACAGGTCTAACAAAAAATCCCCCAGTTACTCTGGATAACCCACAAACGTCAAACCACTTCTTacccaaggggggagttgtaggtttcagcattgaagatcacttccgcgttcaaaaagatGCAGTtcctgccgctgggggctggctccagaagtctccattgacccccattttaaaatagccaactttacagcctaaaaaaacatatttacagcctggtgcattttttgtttttggtctctaggTTATTTAGTCTTAatttttttacataaattaggacgtggttacgttgagtgatagccccatagacaggcactggcagttagctctttgctaaagcatcggctgggctaggcggctacgtccagaggcctccggctacctctaGCGATTGACAGAGCCTGCAGTgtccttgtttgtttgtcaatagggttaggttaggataggataggataggttTTTATGACAATATgacttgttgtagtgtagactgtactaaccgaccgtcgaaggagtctgtgttgcagttttttcggtaagtaaatttctcactattttacctggatgtttgcactaattagcatgtattagcatattttgccgctggcttatgatttaattgccgatttacggtcgctgctgatacagataacggaccggagcagctaatgttaggaacgctgtcgcggtgtgttccgtgctctgagtccgtttattgcgggaatactaggctacaattttatttcgtctaatttttctgtttaaaaagtccgacattgcacggacagagcagctccgtcagtaagcggctgctgttgtttgtgtgctgctgtaactgtaagtggatagtgggtggaggcagcggcgaatgccggtaaatattaaacattttaatatattattattatcaatattttttattgttaacaTTAACAGTGatggcaataataataataataatgtttttaacgttttattatatattttattaatatgaaataataatgattgttccACAGTTAAATagtaggctagaaataaatttccccccacaactccaccaaaccctgcagctccacctaaaacctctctatctgaaatagtcatgtttaaaacacagcagcaacattatgatctctgttgtatacCGTGTGTCGCGGTcgcacggggtcgagctagtcgggtcggacttggggactgtcgtgtggtggatgtagctgtgTGTAGCTGCCGCGTAGCttgttatcctagcttattagccttaggctagctcggttgctccgacctaagtggccgggttctcggccggctgacccgtagagtaaccgcctcttcgccaaatatgggaagtacactcccactaaaatccaagatggcgcagctcaactgcccatggtttggtcacaaaaccgactccccgaaaccaatgggtgacgtcacgggtgctacgtccatgttttatacagtctatgttcTTACCAAAGAAAGAGTTTGGTTTGTGCAGAGTTACTGGGACACTGTTTCTGAAAAGACATGctggtgctgttttttttttttttaaatgtagttctTTTATTGCTGTAagaaccacaaacaaaattacattcacctccattgtaaTGGGGTGGAGGGAGAAATCTCACAGATATTTCACAACCTCAGCAGATAAAACCAAAGCTATCTGCATGGCTGATACCACCAGTCGTAAGTGAGGAAATGTGTTTCGCATAATGTGGATGCGCTCACCATTTAAACTTGTTAGTTACTCATGCAGATTGACTTGAATTGGGTTACTTGAAGCATGGATGAAtagaaaagtggaaaaacttAAGTGAGATGATGATAATAGTTATTTTTCTAGAGTACTTTCCTCCAGATGTGCTGACAGAATTTTAGTTtgtcctgtctctgctcctgaTTATGATTTTTTGGCTGCTCAGGGTATTTCTGAGACGTTTTCTTGCCCTGCTGCCAAGTGTTATTGTGACAGAGCAAACTAGTCCCATGGGTTAGCTGGGTGTGCCAAAGAGATGAGTTTGTGAGGTGACGTTCAGggatgtgtgtctctgcaggccCCCCCCATGCCCTCTCCTCACCTTTGTTACCTCCCTCACCTCGGCTCACTCTCTGCTTGGCCCCGGACAGGATCCCCGGTGAGTCAATAATGCTGATACTCTCCAGGACCTGGTTGGGCATCTGGGCGCACTGGAACCTGGTATTTTCATCAGTGGACAGGAGGAAACTCACATAAATGATGATAAGAGACAAGTTCGCAGAGGTCCCTTTTGTTTGAAACACTGTCAGCGTCAATGGAAAGAATGTAAAtcatgtgaaaaatgaaaactcttATCACAGAGGCCAACGTGATCTAAGGAGCAGATTGGAAGCAGCCCTCTTCagaccccccacccctccttctgCAGGCCATTGTGTGCAACCAGGCCTCTCGTTGCTCTGGGCTTCCTGAAGGAAAATGACCACTACTGCCAGAATCAAAACAATAAGGCCTGGTAATGATGTGTGGCTTAGAACAACAACACCGCTTCCTGTGGCTTATGAGCTTAACGAGCCCACCGGCTCCCAGAGCAGGAAGTCACAGCAAAAGGAGAGACGCAAatacagtcacaaacacaccctgcagagggagagagggactcTGCTGGAAAACTGGCATCAGAACTTCATGTTAACAGGAGGCTCCATTAACAGGAGCTCCGTATGTTCCTGTCACTTACGGCTTGCATGTCCATGTTCCTAGTAGCTGAAAGTGCTTTATTGTAAGAAATAAGACTTTCTTGGTTTacaacagtggaaaaacatacacagaaatTTGGCAGCCAAAACAGTAACCGTCAGTGTTAAGATTTCTCTTAAAGGTTGCCTAAGTCTCAAAAAGTGTGTGACttcatttatttgtctttgGCCTGAGGGGCTGTGGAGCACTCTGACCTCGCCTTTGAACTTGTACATTAGCTTTCATCATCCTCTTGGGTGATATCGCTCCCTTTCTTAGTTTTTCCACAAATAAGGCAAGTGCCTCCCTGCTCTGAAATTTGGCACAAGGACTTGAAATTCCAAAGAGCTAAAAAACTTTCTGTTATCTCTCCTTCCCTGTTTTCCCTCCCTGGGCTCTCTCATGGAGTCTGTCCTTCTCTTGCTGATATACAGTGTATCTGGCTGCCAAAGTGGAATCATTATACAACACACTGTGAATAAAATCCTTGTTCTCACCTGTTGAGGAAGGTGTTTCCAAACGGGTTGAGTTTACGGAAGGGCTTGTTGGGGTCTACAATAAGGGCGTTCCCAGGGATgactccctccacctccccatGCATGATGGCGGTGAAGCAGTCAGTGGTGGGTTCAGGTCCCACCCTGCTCCCAGGAATATCCTGCTCCAGCAGATacctgtcagacacacacatagcctCTGACTTTTTCAGCTCTGGTTCTTAAATAAGCTCACAATGATCACACAGTTCAACAGCCAGCGAATGCTTGAGCCAGAGCTGTGATGTCTTACTTAATGAACGTTGTCTTTCCTGTGGAGTACTGTCCCACCACCAGTACCATAGGCTTGTTATCAAAATCTGCATCCTCCAGACTGGGAGAGTGGAAATCATGGAAACCATAGTACTGCTCCAGAGGCAGCAGCTTCTTTCGATACAGGGACTTTAGCCCTTCTGTGACAGTGCGAATCACCTCAGGCGCCTTCTTCACATTTTTTCGCCCCCAGCGTGACATGCTGATTGATTAATGAGATTGTGAGTTTCttggaaaaaaatctgtgtcaGAGTTGTGGCTGTTGGTCGGAGCTGTATTTCCTGTGGGTGAATCTTGGAAAACCTTCAGGTGTTTCCTGTATTTATGCAAACACTGCTCTCTTGTCCTTGAAGCCTCCTCTGCACACGCCAAGAAGAACGATAGGgctgatgttttgtttgaagTCTGGATCTTCCCCTTTGAAAACAGTTGCAACACTGACAGCTCTTATTTCCTGAaatggagacagaaaaggagacaaTCAGAGGTTAATCCCAATGAGGTTAATCCAGGGGGAAAAACGTTCCTTAGCCTTCTTGTGCCTGGAGATCACAGTCTGCCACAACCTAGAGTAAGGATGTGGAATCTGGAGTAAGCCTCAGCCCACCAGGAGTCTGCCAAACATTGTCAGTGCATGCCTGGAAAAAGTTGGTGTTCATGCTGGAAAACTTGCAAACCCTGCCCTGCTTCAGGATTTGCACAGACACAGCTCATTTCTTTACAGTGAAATGACTAAGACACTCCTCTCGGTGAAACATGAAATAGGTGCGTGGCTCAATTGCTCATGTAAGGAAGGGACCTCTTATGGGGCAGTCTATACACGggaaaaaactattttaattcagtttaaccCTGGAGTaacaatctttttttccctctgtagtCTGCATAAACAGAAACACGGGATTAGGAATTGAAGGCATAACTCATAATTAGAAGCGGACTGACAGAAAAGGCACAGAAGTGAGACATGCATCAACAGTTGGTAACTCATCTATGAAGAACTTCTCTCTCTCAAGCCCCATTTGAACTACGATGAAAAAATATCTGCCCAGAGGAGACTAGGCAACGCAGCATGTCACAAGACCAGTGTGGACAGAGTTCTTGTCAAAATGGCGAACCCTGGAGATTTCCAGGAGACACATTAAATGTGATTTGCCTGCCATTGCACACAAAAGTACTGTGCCAGCCAATCTGTATGAGTAAAAAATTGGCTTACAGGCTTCCCCTAAGAATTAAAGTTATGGTTAAGTCTCTGAAGTTAAAGGATGATGGAAAATGCCTTGTGGGTTTGTGCACCACAATTGCAACACAGTTCTGGACTTGGAACatgacattaaacattttagCCTGAAGGAGCAACAAGTCTCAGTGGAGTAATGTTTTAATATCCAAATGAagatatggggaaaaaaagttcaaaaagacTATCGAGAGTTTACAGTTTCTTAGAGCATTAATTCTTCAGTTAAGTTCTGATCTTTGCACTTACAAATACCATCAAGGCTTGGTTTCCTCTGCTGCATCACAACCTGGCTGTATCTGAGTAAAAGTTCACATTCAAGCTGACTGTAAAGTTGGAAAAAGGAGGAATTACCACGTTATTATGGAGAAAGCACAGACTTCTTCAAGCAccttgatctctctctctctccaggcttGCCCTCTCGAGTTtggaaaatattttgacttCAGGAGACAAAAACAGTGAGTCTcttggaggagctgctgctacATGTATGGGTGTAGCTCTGACAGCAAATAGGAACCCTCAGCGGAGCGTCAATGCAGCGAGATTACAGAGGATCGTTCTTCTCCAGGGTTTAATGTATTTCAGATGAGCTCCAGATCTGGCAAGGATCCTTACTCTGCTTGCTCAAAGAGCACAAGgcaaacactcagacacacaggcacacaacaCTTAGGCAaacttttctctccctcttgcttGCTTCTCTTAGTTTAAACGCACCTCCTCTTCCAGGGATGCCTGGCAACACTGTAGGCAGCAGCAACACTCTGCTGTGGGATGAGCTGCGCTGTGGCCAGAGGGTGTGGACCTGGAGGAGGGGTgatgtggggggtgggggtgaatAAATAATTTGGGTGGAgtaatttttttcagtatgACACAACCTCAGCGTTCTTACACATATTTAGAACGATAAACGAGGCCTCATGCTGCACCCCTCCACCTGTGGGTTCTCACTCcaccacattttaaatttttaattttttttctaatcagcCTACTGTAACATGTCATACTTTTACAGATGTGACAGTTTTTCCCCTCGTTAGTCTAAACTCTCTTGCTCCTCCCAAACTCTGTGAACCCTCCAGGCGATGAAGCACACAAATGAACTCCACTTTTTCCACTTCCATGCACCACCTGCTGGCTGCCTGATAGAGAACACGCCGCAGTGCCTCCCCCTCCTATCATACAGCACACTTCAGTCATCATTACTCATTCAAAGGAATGTATCCATGAGATCGGGAATCACCGTCCAAACTGCTGGACAAATGACTAGATGCTCTCCAATGTTTCATAAAAGAAGCAAGGTTTAATTTACAGTTTTACTAAatgtacatttctttttaaaaagtgtcattatacacaataaatacaatacaaaattaATCTGTAATACTATACTTCAAATTCTCTCACGGTCTTTTTGTACATTAttattgttccttttttttccatttcaatgcttgtgcttgtgtttgaaTTGTCCACCAGGCtttaaaaaaagaccaaaaaaaaaagaaaaaaaacaagaaaaacacacacgggAGGCAGAGACACAGTTGCAGAAATATGAAACAGACTGAGAACACAGAAAATCAACAGTTAAAACTGGCCTGCCCCCTGCTGACTAAAATGCATACAGACCTAACCTGGCATCATAGGTAaccagagggtgtgtgtgtgtgtgtgtggtggtgggggcgcaggtgtgtgtgtggaggtcaTTTACACCTTGATACGGTACTGCTGTACCCACGGGcagtcaaacaggaaacagcttcACTATTTCCATGACTTTTTCCAACATGTTTTACTCTAAAATAGATGTGATATCTATATGAAATACAGGCATAATGGAGAATGAGGCCAATTGAAGACAGAGCAGCTGCCTTGTGAGCAACGTAACTGCATTTCTGAGTTTATTTACTGCCTAAAGAA of the Toxotes jaculatrix isolate fToxJac2 chromosome 9, fToxJac2.pri, whole genome shotgun sequence genome contains:
- the ehd2b gene encoding EH domain-containing protein 2b isoform X2 is translated as MSRWGRKNVKKAPEVIRTVTEGLKSLYRKKLLPLEQYYGFHDFHSPSLEDADFDNKPMVLVVGQYSTGKTTFIKYLLEQDIPGSRVGPEPTTDCFTAIMHGEVEGVIPGNALIVDPNKPFRKLNPFGNTFLNRFQCAQMPNQVLESISIIDSPGILSGAKQRVSRGYDFPAVLRWFAERVDRIILLFDAHKLEISDEFAEAIGALKGNEDKLRVVLNKADMVGTQQLMRVYGALMWSLGKVFGTPEVLRVYIGSFWSEPLLVTDNRKLFELEEEDLFADIQNLPRNAALRKLNDLVKRARLVRVHAHIISYLKQEMPSVFRKDNKKKNLIYQLPVIFSKIQLQHNISAGDFPDCAKMQEQLMVHDFTKFKTLKPNLMAALDELLSVDIAKLMPLLRQEELEAGEQPGVQGGAFLGTRVGPFTEGDPFAEENGEGCEEEEDWVVTKDKPKYDEIFYNLAPNEGKLSGIKAKDWMVSSRLPNSVLGRIWKLSDVDRDGMLDDEEFALASHLIEVKLEGHGLPPELPTRLIPPSKRRQKGSDA
- the ehd2b gene encoding EH domain-containing protein 2b isoform X1; protein product: MSRWGRKNVKKAPEVIRTVTEGLKSLYRKKLLPLEQYYGFHDFHSPSLEDADFDNKPMVLVVGQYSTGKTTFIKYLLEQDIPGSRVGPEPTTDCFTAIMHGEVEGVIPGNALIVDPNKPFRKLNPFGNTFLNRFQCAQMPNQVLESISIIDSPGILSGAKQRVSRGEGGNKGYDFPAVLRWFAERVDRIILLFDAHKLEISDEFAEAIGALKGNEDKLRVVLNKADMVGTQQLMRVYGALMWSLGKVFGTPEVLRVYIGSFWSEPLLVTDNRKLFELEEEDLFADIQNLPRNAALRKLNDLVKRARLVRVHAHIISYLKQEMPSVFRKDNKKKNLIYQLPVIFSKIQLQHNISAGDFPDCAKMQEQLMVHDFTKFKTLKPNLMAALDELLSVDIAKLMPLLRQEELEAGEQPGVQGGAFLGTRVGPFTEGDPFAEENGEGCEEEEDWVVTKDKPKYDEIFYNLAPNEGKLSGIKAKDWMVSSRLPNSVLGRIWKLSDVDRDGMLDDEEFALASHLIEVKLEGHGLPPELPTRLIPPSKRRQKGSDA